The nucleotide sequence TCTTGACTCAAATAAAAGATTCAACCCAAATAAACAAATCCATTTTGATCGAGACCTAAATCTCCCCTTGTCCAAACTAGTCAATGAGTTAAAATCTAACCATCCATGTAACATAATCTTAACTCTCTCCTATCTCATAGTTCGtttatataaagatgcaaattttgaataataagtatatcattactttcaaattattattttatttcatttttaatattaaaattgactTAACTTTTGAATAATATAGTGAGAGATTGAGTCATGTCATATCAAAGACAATGACAGTTATCGAATGCACTCAAATTTGAACAAATAAGTGGTGATAGGCCTGGCGCGCGCGGTAGCCCGACAGGCACACAGACTCCAactgtcataaaaaaatattattaaaatgatataaatatgacattttcttaatatataaataattataaaagcaTTTCCCCATGATTAATAAATCTAATTGAACCAAACTCTCCAAAATGTTCATTACAAATATCTTTGGTCGGCCATGCTCgtaaaaaattctttttaattctactaatcaaattaattcaagaaaaaactATTACTggacaaaatttgaaattatatgAAGTATCGATTTAATATCTTCTCACTTCAAGAAATAATTACTCATATTGGTAGTTTTAAAGCATAACAAAGGACAATTTTGTAATTCAACAATAGCTTTCTTTCCATCCACTAGCAGGGGATACTAATAACACCTAGCGAGGCACAAAAGTAAACTCATCGTATCAAAATTTCACTGGCCCAGATCACGAAAGGACTAAATTTCCCACGGACGTGACAGCGACAGCAACTGATCCCAGATTCCGAAGTGACTCATAATCATCTGAGTTGACTCAAACTGCCCGAGTCCACTCGCCCAACTCATTACTCAGATTCAAGATTCAGCCGTCGAACCCGGTCTGACTCCAAACCGCGTCGCGAACCCGGCTCATGTCTCGGCCTTTCAGCGTCCGGCCAACGCCCTCGAAAACCGATTTCGCCGCCATCTCCCTGTATTCTCGTGCCAAATACACGTGCGGCGGCACGATCTCGGAGTCTTCGTCGCCGGCGCCGTGGTCAGAGTCCGGCAAGGACTCGACCGAGTCGACCCGGTAAACCTTCGACCAGTCCGGGACGTTCACCGGCGCCGAAGTGGCCAGGTGGTGTCCACGTGGGCTCGCCGCTCTGTCGTGGCTACGAAACTGGTGCACAATCCTCGACGGCGCCCTTTTATCGGAGTCCTCGAACGCCAGGGACAGCCCGCCCAAGTGGCGCCCGTCTCGCGGCGGGAGGGGGCGGCGGGTCTTGATGGAGGCGGTTCCATTGCTATCGGCGGTGGCGCGCGGAATCCACTCGCCAGGGTGATCGTCGCCGGTGGAGGCCACGTCATCGACAATCGACCAGACGTCGTCCTCGCCGAGCTCCAGCGAATCTATGGCCGTGCTTTGGCCTTGACCGTAACTGTAGCTGGTCAACAGGCGCTCGCTGCGGCTGGTGAGCAGTTTCCGACCCTTCGCCATGTATCATTACCGCCACCACCGCCGACACAGCAACCGGCAACCGGGGGCTGAATTCTCCGGCGACCCACCGGGGGATCTTTATCTAAGTAAAAGGAATATACAACGTTGAGTGGATTCGGAAGCTTGGATTGTTATATAGCATTTCACTCGGCAAGAACAGGAGGAGGAGATAGTGGcccaatttcatttcatttcatttgaatttggaGTTCATTCTGCCTGCATTTCATAAGCGCTTTGATGCGGACAAATGAATACGTGACAAAGTGACGGTGTGTGAATGGAAGACCAGCGCGCCATGGTAAATACCCTACTTAGACAGGCTGATGGTGAAagctaataataatttttacaattaaaatttattattaaattttaaaataaattcactcATAAATTTGGGTCAACTGCTAAATAGGTCGGTGCAGTTTGTGTGGGGTTAAATTGGTAATTTCatgaaatatttaataatttcttatatttttatatcataagTAAAATTGGACACTTACTTTgaaaacattaaataaataattatactttaaaatttattttcattaatctctattttaaataataaagattAGCTCAAATTAAACTTGATTTCGTATTTGAAGAATCCCATACAATCACAAAAACTCTAACGTGTATcgtattttgaatttgattttgggtttattttaaattaggTTTATTTAATGATGGagttaattagtaaaattaaaatattattaacaatgTTAAAACAACATATGCTATAATGActtacatgatttaaaatttaaaaatataatgactCCTTATccttttattaaatatattaaccAATTTAATGtcgaatttaaatataataacttattaattattaattttttagtatttttatttgaactttttgatGTAGAGGAGAATTTGACCAATCGATCTaaattcttataaaaataatgagaaagaGATTTAATCTTAGTAACAATTATTATCATGTTAATTGATAAtcatgaaaaaaagaaaaaaaaggagattCTCAATCACGTTGGATTTCACCAAATTAGAGTAAGGGTCACTCTCATGGGGTTGCACCAtccgagtgcaattttgttcacctgGGTGACTTTACCCTAgagtaaaaatatcattttgatctCCCTCTCTATCCATCACttcgtttctttttcttttctcctattGTCGTCGACCCATTGCTCTCTCACCGCCTCGCCTTGTTGCTGGTAGAGGCTAGGCGAGGCAACTGGTCTGCAAGGAAATGATGGCGAGGCAAGGCGAGTAAAAAGATATAGGagagaaacaagaaagataGAGAATGAGAGGCAACGACAAGGTGATGTTGTGGGGTCGATGATGAGGAGATaggaggaaagagagagagagaggggggggggcaAGGTAACGATTGATAGcagaagaaaggaaagacaTGAGAGAAAAGCGTATAGATGAATAAGGAGaaagactaaaataatttttttattacaagaaaaataaaattgcactcaaatttaaatataataacttattaaattttttagtatttttatttgaaccgtctaatttagagaaaaattaatagaataaatcaaaataattataaaaggaATGAAAAAGAGATTTAATCTTAGTAACAATTATGATCATGTTAACTAATAATAACCGTGGAAAGAGGAGGTCCTCAACCACGTCGGATTTCACCAAATTAGAGTGAGGGTCACTCTCGTGGGGCCGCACCATCCACGTGGGTACGGCCCATGCACGTCTTGCCAACTCATCCTCTCGCTGGGCAACACGTGTACCCCACAGAAAGTGGATCCCACAATTTGAGGCCTCAATCCCATCTGGGAAGAGCAACGTCCTGTAAAATAAAGCTATATTAATATAAACAGGCTGGAAAAGTATTTGTTTAGAGTATTAATACCGTATTTCATTAAAACGAAAATTATCGTGATTAGGACGCGAGTCAatttttaactatatatatatatatttaataatccATTTCGGCAACTACATTGATAACGACATATaagtttatataaataaatgttttgataattttatttagtaaTAATTCTTAAGTGAGTAACATCACTATGTACGATACAAAAACTTTTGAATAAacttctatttttatataattacttTGCTTTCACACATTTATAACATgatcttatttataaaattaaatcacactaaaatattttagatgAAGAATCTAGATCGATTGACTTAAGACGAATAAGGTGGGACCcttaatcttaaaaaaaaaaagttcaatttctatACATTTTCGTTAGAGTTTAGTTGAGCGAGAATAGACGTGAAGTgttaagtaatttaaaatttaaaatttgaatttaacgagcttttttaacttttttttttttttaaattttacatgtTTGAAGGAGTTAAAGACCCATCAAGCCATTTTGAGAGAGTCCCTTGAAGTTGgagataaaaacttaaaaagacTATTGCTAGAAAAGgagtagaaaataataataaagacagacaaagaagggagaagaaatgaaattaataatagagACAAGTGGGCGAAAATGAAATGTTTGGGATCCCAATAATTGGTAGAATCAGAATGTGACCAGCTATTCCACCCACCCAATGGTCTCCATGTGCTCACCAAATAATACACCTTTCTATCATCTCACAAATTGCATCTTAAcgtatctatttatatattaattcatatTGACACAACCTAATacattattaattaaacataactTATGTCCTTAAGATATAAGTTAAGTAGTTGAATCACAATAAGTTAAGATTCGTGTTAATAGATTGTAGATTTGATTCTTTATTCTGTAtaatgagataaaatttttacctataatttattttcttcatcaaaATTAAGAATACGAACGATGAGAGTCATGCAAGAACAATCATcccaattaaatataatttataagttatattgtgatttttatataataaatgaattgTGTGCACTTATTATTATAATGgtaatattatcttatttttatttttaggtgagatgtatttattatattttattttaattttaaaataaattataggaagcataaaaattattaattacttttttggaaaatgattgaggctggcaTTGGCATATAGTGTGAATGTGGATGTGAATTTGGGATGGTTCGTTTGTGACAAAATTAAGAGGCAATGGTCTGTGGCGTGGCAAAGTTCTGACGTGGCCCTTGTCGGGTTAGAAGTGCTATCATAGAAGAAGAATCTGAATCTTGCACGACCTATCATGCAAACTGCCTCCACCTCTCAACGTGCGACGCGTGCCCCCAACTTTACCACGCGCTTTCGTTCCTCGTGTTGACCACGCCACCCTCCATGATTGATCCCACCGCACCGAT is from Diospyros lotus cultivar Yz01 chromosome 2, ASM1463336v1, whole genome shotgun sequence and encodes:
- the LOC127793931 gene encoding uncharacterized protein LOC127793931, which codes for MAKGRKLLTSRSERLLTSYSYGQGQSTAIDSLELGEDDVWSIVDDVASTGDDHPGEWIPRATADSNGTASIKTRRPLPPRDGRHLGGLSLAFEDSDKRAPSRIVHQFRSHDRAASPRGHHLATSAPVNVPDWSKVYRVDSVESLPDSDHGAGDEDSEIVPPHVYLAREYREMAAKSVFEGVGRTLKGRDMSRVRDAVWSQTGFDG